The genome window ACAGGGTCTCGGCCGGGGTCGTGGACGTCGTCGTACCGGCGTCGTTGTTGAAGAGGAACACCGGGACGGCGGCCACCGGCAGCCACCCCGCGCCGGTGTAGTGGGTGAGCTGGCCGGGGGTGTCGAGCCAGGCGACCATGCCGCGGACCGGGGTGGTGACCGCCGCGTCACGGGCGGCGGCGGTCGCGTGGTGCAGGATCGTGCGGCCGTCCACGGCCTCCGCGAGGGACCGCACGTGCAGGGGGATGTCGGCCGTGTCCGTGGGCTGGGGGTAGGGGAGGCCGTTGAGGGGTGTGTAGGCGGTCATGCCGTCTCCGTCTCTGTTTCCGTCTCTGTTTCCGATTCCGCGGCGTCGGGGTCGGCCTCCTGGTCTTCCTCGGGCTGTGGGGTGCCGGGGTCCGCGCCCGCCGGGCCGGTGGCGGGTGTCGGCTGGACGACGACCTCCTCCGGCTCGTCCGGAGTCTCGGGGGACTCCGGCTCTTCCGGCTGCTCCTGCGGCTCGGGCAGGGTCACCGTCACCTCGGCGGGCCAGGCGATGCCGGGCCCGGGGGCGATGTCGTCGACCGGCTCCGCCGCCGGTTCCGGTGCCGGCTCGGGCGTCGTCTCAGACATACGCGGACTCCTTCAGCTCGCCGTAGGTGAACCCGGCGGCGGTCAGCGCGCCCAGGGTCGGGAAGGCCGCGGTCAGCTGCGCGTACGTCGACAGGGTCACCACCACCGGGTCCGCCGGGGTGTCCGGGGTGAGACCGGTGTCGGAGGGCGTCCCGTTGGGCTGGGTGCCGCGCAGGGTGAGCGTCTGGCGTACGCCACCGTCCGCGACGGCCGTCGTGTTCACCCCGATCACCCAGGCCAGGGTGTCCAGCCGGGTGCCCGAGGTGTCGGTGAGCCGGACGACGTCGCCGAGCTGCACACGCGGGTCGTACAGCACCTCGACGTCACCGATCACCGGCACCGGGTACTGGCCGGCGTCGTGGAGCGCGTCGGCGATGCCCTGGGCCGAGGCCAGGTCCTGGATCCAGTCCGTGGTCTCGCCGGTGTGCTCCTGACGGCCGTAGAACCGCTCGCTGTCGGTGTTCGGGACGTAGGCGGTGGCCGGCCGTTCGACAGGGTCCGCCTTCGGCTTCAGCGTCATCAGGAAGACGGACGGCGTCCCGGTCTTGGTGGCCGTGTACAGCGGCTGGGCGGTGCGGTTGCTGAACCGCACGACCAGATAGCCGTCCTCACGGCGGGTCAGCACGTCGACCGCGCCCTTGACCGCCGTCGTGCCGGCCGCGGTGGTCGCGAAGCGGACCTGGGAGCCCGCCGTGACCACCGAGTCGTCGTCCGAGGTCGGCGGACCGATGTCGAACTCCTCCTCCGCCATCACGTACGACACCGTCAGCGTCCCGTTCGCCGGGATCGTGCGGACGACCGTGTCGGTGTACGTGGTGCCGGCCGCGGCCCCGAAGTCCTCCCACACCTTGGCGGGCTGGACGACGTAGTTGCGGCAGGCGTCGATCTCCTCCGTGAGGGTCAGCGAGGCGATGTCCCGGACCGAGGTGAGCGTGAGGTCGGCCTCGGTGGGCGGCGCGCCGAACCGGGTGTGGTTGCGCCACCGGAAGATGCCGCGCTCGTCGAACTCGGCCGTCGACATACCGGCCTTGGCGATCTGCCCGATGGCCTCCCACTGCGATCCGGAGACCCGGGGGATCGCGTACAGCGGGAGGATCGCGTCATCCAGCTGGGCGCCCTTGGTCCAGGTGCCGGTCTGCGCGAAGACCGCCGACGTCGGCATGCCCGACAGCCCGCTGGTGAGCTGGACGCCCTCCACGGCCATGTCGGTGGTGAGCTTCAACTCCCGCAGCTCGGAGGCGTACTGCAGCCCGTAGGTCTCGACGTACGTGCCGACGCCGCCCAGGTAGTGGGTGCCGTCGGGGCCGGTCAGCCGGGGCTGCACGGTCGGGTAGACCGAGGTGCCGGTGGAGCCGGTGGTGTCGAACAGGGCGCCGATGTGCCACGGTCCCTTGAGGCCGCGCACCCCGGGCCAGTACCACTGGAAGTACCAGTACGCGCCGTCCACGGTCGCCGAGACCATCCGTACGGTGCCCTCCGCGAAGTTCACCTCCATGCGCAGCGAGCCGCGCGCGGTGCCGGTGCGGTCCAGCAGGAGTTCCAGGGTGACCGTGTCGCCGGGGCCGAGGGCCGGGTTGACCCAGGCCTCCGCGAACAGCCTGGTCCCGGGCACGGTGACCCGGGAGCGCGGGAACCAGCTCGCGGTGACCCCGGTCTGCTTCGGCAGCAGCGCCATCTCGTGCGGGGCGCCGTCCCGGGTCCAGGAGTACGCGGACGCGGGCGGCAGCACCTCCGGCTGGCCGTACGGCGCGGCGAAGCCGCCGTGCAGACTCGCGTGGACCAGGGTCAGCGGCTGGCCCTCGACGAAGCCCGGGTGGCGGGCCGGCGGCGCGGTGAGCACGCCCGCCTGGCGCAGCAGCTCGTCCACGCACCAGGTGGCGGTGGCGACCGGCCGCCCGTAGTTGAACCCGGCGTACGGCTTGGGCAGTTGGGCCGGGCCGCGCAGCCGCTCGGCGCCGTCCAGCGCCGTGAGCTGCACGGTGTCGGTGCCGGCCTGCGCGGAGCGGGAGCGGACGGTGCCCCGGAAGGCCGGCAGGGTGCTCGGGCCGACCCCGCCCCGGTGCACCACGGACTGCCCCGGGCGGGCGAGGTCGCCGGTGGTGTGCAGCGCCCAGGGGGCGTACAGCTCGGGCGCCGACACCCCGCCCCTGCCGGACAGCTGCACCTGGAGCTGGGCGGCGGAGGAGCCGGAGAAGGCCCGCATCGCGGCCGGCAGGTCGGTCGCGTACGTCCGCTCCAGCTGCCACGACTGGACCTGCGCGGAGACGTCCTTGCCGCCGAGGCGGGTGGTGTGGACGGTGGTGCGCTCACCGGCCGCGAGCGCGGACTCGGTGGCGTCGTCAGCCTGCTGCACCGGACACCTCCACGAGGTCGAGGCTGAAGTTGCGGAACGGGAGCGGCCGGCCGGGGGTGTCGCTGTAGCCGGTCACGGACATCGGCGGCAGCCCGTCGCCGGGGACGCCGTCCGCCGCCGTACCGCCGTAGGTGAGGCAGGCACCGGCGAGGGAGTAGGTGCCCGCCGTGCCCGGCTTGGCGGTCGGGGTGACGAACGCGGCGCCGGCCGGGACGGTGCCGGTGACCAGCGGGCCGGTGGCGGAGACCGTGCTGAGGTAGGTGCCGGTGGGCCCCTTGAAGTCGAGGCCCACGCTCTCCGTGGCGAGCGCGGCGATCGCGGTCGGCGCCTGGAAGGAGACCTGGAGGCCGGGCGCGACCGGGAAGTTGCCGACGGTGCCGGCGCAGCGCCAGGCCAGGGCGCTGTTGACGTCCGCCGCGGTGAAGGTGAACGTGCCGGGGGCCGTGAGACTCTCGGTGACCGCGCCGGTCGAGGTGGTGAACCACTGGGCGAGCCCGGTGATGTCGGTGGCCTTGGCCGTGCCCCGGCCGAGGGCCTGGGCGGCGGTGAGGACGTTGCCGGAGGCCGGGTCCACGAGGAACACGGTCGGCGCGAGCGAGCTGTCCACGCGCCGGGCGATCCGGTCGAGCGCGCGGGCGTGCGCCGGCGGCAGCAGGTCCCAGGCCAGCTTGACGCGGCGTACGGGCGCGAGGTTGCGGGTGACGGTGACCCGGCCGCCGAGCGACTTGAACTCGCTGACGCCCAGGTCGGCGGTGCGGTCGAAGGACTTGGCGGCCTGATCGATCTCGTACATGGAACCGGGCGGGCCGATCCACAGGTTTCCCATGATGTCCCCTGGTGGGTGTGGGCGGGCGGGCGGATGGGCGGTTGCGGGCATGAAAAAAGCCGATGGCGGCGGACTGCCGAATGCCATCGACTGCTGTTGCTGTTGCTGTTGCTGTTGCTGTTGCTGGTCGGGTCGTCGGCGGCGGTGCTGCCGGGCCCCGGTGTGCGGTTACCGTCGGGCGAGCTGCCGCTGGCCGAGGAACACCGCGCGGGCGATCTCCTGGGAGTCGACCTGGATGACGACGGGCCGGTCGGCGAGGCGCTCCACGGCGGAGGCGAGGGTGCGCAGGCCCCCGCCGGAGCCGAGCATCCGCTCCAGCTTGGAGAGCGGGATGACGGCCTCGTGCTCACCGGCCTCACCGAGCAGCGCGAGCGTGCCGCCGGAACGGGCCTGCACGATGCCGCCCTTGGCGAGCTGCGGGACGGGGAGCGTCGGCAGGTTGAACTGGAACCCCTTGCCGCCGATCACCGGCACCCAGTCCGGCACCTTGATCTTGACCCGGTTCAGCGAGCCGATCAGCGCGTTCAGGCCCCGGATCAGCATCCGCGACGGCAGCATGAACCCGTTGACGACGCCCTTGAACAGCGGCCCGAGCATCTTCGCCGCCGACGACGAGGCGCTCTTGATGGCGCTCCACGCGGCGACGAGCCCGCGCTTCACCAGGGCGGCGACCTTGTCCATGTTGACGAACTGGGCGATCAGCGGACCGAGCAGAGTCATGATCAGCCCGAACGGACTCGCCGCCATGGCCAGGTTCAGCCCCTTCTGAGCGAGCGAGGCCCCCTTGAGCCCCTTGCCCAGGCTGCCCATCGACTTCCCGCCCTTGTCGGCGTTCTTCCCCGCCCTGCCGACGGACTTCTCGACGGCGTCGGCCTGCTGCTTGACGCCCTGGAGAGCGGTCTTGGTCTTGTCGGCGGACGACTTGAGCCTGTCGAGCGAGGACTTGAGCCGGTCGCTGCCCGTCCTCGCCTTTCCGACCCCGGTGTTGACCAGGCCCGCCTGGGACTTGAGTCTGCCGAGTGAACCGTCCAGCTTGTCCGTGCTGCCCTTCGCCTTCAGCAGGGCGGAGTCGACACCCGCGGCGGACGACCGAATCCTGCTCACCGCACTGTTGGCCCCGCCCGAGGAATCCTTGAGACCCTTCAATCCGGATGACGCCTGAGTGACTGCGGTGCGCATTCTCGTAAGACTTGAATGGGCCGAATTAATCGATTTGGTGAGGCTCATTTTTTTCGTTTCTCCTCAGAGTCTAGCCGAGGGATTCGGAGAGCTGGCGGACGCTGTTCTTGAGCTCGTTCTGCCTCTGCTTCAGCCCTTCCAGGGAACTGGTGATCTTCTTGACGCTCTCATCGGTCTCCTTCTTCGCCCGTTCGACCTGCTTCTCCTCGCTGTCGGCCTTCCGCTTCTGCTCCTGGATGGCCTGGAGGGTCCTGTCCAGCTTCTTCTTCTGTTTCTCAGCCTCCGTGTACGCCTCGCGGGCCAGTTTCTCGGCTCGCACCGCCTGGTCGGTGAGGAGTTTCGCGGACGTGGAGAGGTTGCCGCCGGCGCCTCCGGGGGAGCTGTTCGCCGCCGCGGCCGTCCGATTGGCGAGACGCAAGGTGTCGGCGGCGGTCTCATAGCGACGCTCGGCGGTCCTGAAGGCGCTCTCCGCCCGCAGGACCTTGGCCTCCAGCTTCCTGTCGCCGCGTTCCTCGTCGTCCCGCGCGTGCGGCCAGATGAACTTCTGCCGTCCCAGGAACGAGATGCCCTTCTCGTCGATCTTGAACGCCGTGAAATCGGCCTTGAAGAGCGTGAGACCGAGAGCCACGCCGGCGATCGCCGCCTTCGCGCCCTCCAGGTCCGCCTTGAGACCGGTGACCGAATGGCTCGCTCCCACGGCGATTTTCTTCACCCACTGACCTTCGTCCTGGGTGAAGTAGGTGTTCACGCCGAGGAATTTTGCGGGATCATCCCCGGTCGCATACTTTGCGCCTGCCATAACGCAGTCTCCTCTCCTGATGGTGTATCCGAAGGTTGTCCGGCGGCGATGACCGCGCTAGTGTGCTGCTCCCTGACTGTCACGCCGGGAAGGGGTTCGACTGTGCATCCGGCCATCTGGATAGTTGGAATTCTGGCTATTTCTCCTCTCCTTTTCCTGCCGTTCGCCTCGTGGCCGCTCGTCGTCCGAAGGAATCTGCGCCGACGTGGTGTCACGGTCCCAGGGAAATGCGTACGTGTCGTCTCGGACGAGGGCGCCTATTTCTCTGTCTACGAGTATTCGCCGGAAGGGCAGGAGAAGCGCCTGCGAGGCCGGACCGAGGGACGCGGCTGGCCGTTCGCCGACGAAGGGGACGAGGTCGAGGTCATCTACGACCGTTCCGATCCCCGGAGTTCACGGCTGTCGGTGGAACTCGGCGATGTCACCGGCTGGCGTTTCGCGACTTATTCGATCATCGCCTGGCTCGTTCTCTTCGTACCGCTGGAGATATACACCGTCATCTACTACGGCTGATGAGCCGGAGCGCCTGTGCGCCTGTGCGCTGTGCCGGAATGATTTCGCACACGACCTCAAACACCTTGCGGTGAAATGTACTTACTTCACAATTTACATGCGTGACGGACACAGCTTCGTCGAGTATCCTCCGCTTGCCCGAAACTCGCTGGTCAGTGTCGCTTTAGCGGAGAGGTGGCGAGAGGGCACCGGTTCTGCCGGTACGGGGATGAAGTGGCCTTCTTCGGGAGGCGGCGTGACGGGGGTAGTGCGTGGACGGGGAGCGCGGTACGGAGGTTGAGACGGGCGGGGCGGCTCCGGAGGTGGATGTCGCGTTACTCGTCGACGAGTTGGTCAGGCTGGTGCGGGCGCACGGCGGATCGGAAGTCGTGCTGTTCACCGCGGCCGAGATGGAACGGCGGGAGTTCGCCGCCTATGCGCATGGCTGGAACGATGCCCTGGCGTCGTTGCCCGCGCAGTTGCGGCGGCCCGAACTGACGCTGCTGGAAGGCGGCGTGATCATTCCCTTTCCGGGGGAGCCGGACGCCGGCGATGCCGAGGGCGCCGGACAGGGGGTGGCCGGGAATCCCGCCCCACCGCCCCGGAAACGGCGGCCCCGATTCGTCGAGAAGAGCGCTCGATCGAAGTCGCCGACCATCCCGAAGCTCGAACGTGGGTCATCCCGGCGGCCGGACCGCCGGGATTTTTTTGACCACTGACATGTGTGGCCGCCGCCGGACCGTGGACGCGTGTGCGTCCGTGTGCCGTTCGCTCGGCTCGCTCGGTTCGTTCCGTCCGCTCCGTCTGCTCCGTCCGCTCTACAGGTCGTCGTCCGACGGGTGGGGGCGGGCGGACGGCGGGTGCGGGTGCGGATGGGGGTGCGGGTGTGATGGCGCGGCCGGCGGGGGCGTCTGCTGCGGGAACGGCAGGATCTTGCCACCGGGGTCGCGGTGGGGTGGCGCGCCGGGGCTGCGCAGGGCGGCGGACCGGCGGCGCTGGTCCTCGTGCTCGCCCCGGTCCCGCCAGCCCTGCCCGTACGCCTTGAACTCGCGCTTCTCGATCTCGGTCCGGGTGGTGACGACCAGGTCTGCCGGGACGGCCCGTTGCATGCGTACGGCAAGGACCTGTCGCAGTTCGGCCTCGGCCCTGTCCAGCTCGACGCCGCCCCACGGCTCGCCCTCGTTGTTCGTCACTCGGCCCCCACTCCCCGCAGACTTCACACACATGCTTCGAACATATGCTCGATAACACCTCGCAGAATACCCGAAGTGCCTGTGGTGGCCAGGACAAAACGGAGGCGGTTCCCGGCCACCTCGCGCCGTCCGGCCGCGGCTCACGCGACCTCGTACGAACCCCCGATGCGGATGACGTTGCCGTTCGCCCAGGCCGCGCCCAGCACTCCGCCGGAGCCGAGCTGGGAGAGATGGGAGGTCGAGGTCGCGGCCGGGCCCCACAGGGTGTAGGTCGTCGCGTTGGTACTGGCGGCCGGCTGGCAGCTGATCACCGCGCGGCCGTTCGGGCTGGTCCCCACCCCCTGGTGCTGGGGCAGCCCGCCCAGCGCGCCCGCCTGGACCGGGTAGGAGAGGTGGTAGTTGCCGCTGCCGTACGTCGTGGTGGACCCGAACTGCATGAGCAGCGTGAAGTGGCAGGTCCTGCCGACGATCGCGTACTTGCCGGTCAGACTGCCGTTGCCGATCGCCGGGTTGGTCGTCTCGGCCGTCCAGACCGGGGTGTACGCGGTCCAGGCGCCCATCGCCACCCACGCCGAGCCGGTGTAGTAGCTGAGCGTGCCGGGGCTGGTCAGCCAGGCGACCATGCCGGTGGCCGGGGTGGTGATCGTGGCGTCCCGCTCGGCAGCGGTCGCGTACCGCAGGACCGTACGGCCGTCGACGCCCTCGGCCAGGGACTGGAGGTGCAGGGGGATGTTCGCGGTGTCGGTGGGCTGCGGGTACGGCAGTCCGCCGAGGGGCGTGTGGAGGGTCATGGGACGGGATCACTCCTCGGTCAACGGAAGAACTGGACGAGTTCGACGGCCGACGGATTCCGTACCGGCTCGGCGGCCGAGGTCGCCGGCGACGACGCCGACGACGGCGGTGGCCCATCGGCCGACGGGGGCGACGCGGTGGCCGACGGCTCCGCGTCCCCGGGCAGCGGGCGCGGTACCGGCGTCGGATAGTCCAGCGGGTCCGCGTCCTCGTCCCGGTTCACCGTGGCGAACATCCAGTTCGCCTCCGCGAGCTGGTCGACGACGGACGCCAGCAGATGGTCGGCGACGGACCAGTGAGCGGCCTCGCCGTGGAGTTCCTGGAGGGTCGCGCTGTCGCGTGGCAGATGCTTCACCAGCACCGCGAGCCGGCGGGAGGAGAGCCGGCCGCGGTGCCAGTCGAGCAGGTCCACGCCGTAGTGGCGGAGCAGGTCCGCTTCGAGGGCCTCGGCGTGTTCGTCGACGAACTCGCCGAGGCTCAGCCTTCCCCCAGGCCGAGCCCGGTCTCCTTGCCGTACGCCTCCATGATCGCGGCGATGTCCTGCATGGTGACGTCGAGACGGTCGAAGCGCTCGAACTGGGCGTCGCCCAGCAGCGCGCGCAGCAGACCGTCCACGTCGTTGTCGTCGAGGTCGCGCAGGGTGCGCGCGGTCTTGCGGGACAGCTCGGTGGGGAGCGTGAAGGTGTCCCCCTCGACGGTGAAGGACCAGGCGCGACCGAGCGCCTCCTGCCGCTGGGCACGGGCGGCGCCGACGTCGAATGCCATGGAACGACTCCTCTTGGTGTGGTGGAGATTGATGCAGATGGGTGGAGAGGGACGTGCGAGAGGTACCGGGCGGGGCCGGGGGAGGGGGAGGTCCCGGCCCCGCCCGGTGGGGGAGGGTGGATCAGGAGGCGGTGCCGTACGCCGGGTCCTTCATCAGGAAGGTGGCCAGCGGCTTGGTGTTGTCGACGGCCAGCGCGGTGAAGGTGACACCGAGCTTGATGGAGGCCG of Streptomyces griseiscabiei contains these proteins:
- a CDS encoding DUF3592 domain-containing protein; translated protein: MHPAIWIVGILAISPLLFLPFASWPLVVRRNLRRRGVTVPGKCVRVVSDEGAYFSVYEYSPEGQEKRLRGRTEGRGWPFADEGDEVEVIYDRSDPRSSRLSVELGDVTGWRFATYSIIAWLVLFVPLEIYTVIYYG